In Eubalaena glacialis isolate mEubGla1 chromosome 3, mEubGla1.1.hap2.+ XY, whole genome shotgun sequence, the following are encoded in one genomic region:
- the LOC133087362 gene encoding armadillo-like helical domain containing protein 1, with the protein MRQARPGAAPRTPRALRPPEGPTGPPQPESHPHPTPPPPRILARGNTSLAEEMLPLRVVHSLMAAMGNVDHSNSQRQASLTLEYFVQLFPVVEEHVRRSMGEELYKLFRSNAEDLYVKIDSIQEDILAANKVNVTKELYLSGLSDSTMSFYFGHCNQGQVAYITHFQKEAVEEKE; encoded by the exons ATGCGGCAAGCCAGGCCCGGCGCTGCCCCGCGGACCCCAAGAGCGCTCCGGCCGCCGGAGGGTCCCACGGGGCCGCCGCAGCCcgaatcccacccccaccccacgccACCCCCGCCCAGGATCCTGGCGCGAGGCAACACGAGCCTAGCCGAGGAGATGCTGCCCCTGCGCGTGGTGCACAGCCTCATGGCCGCCATGGGCAACGTGGACCACAGCAACAGCCAGCGGCAGGCCAGCCTCACGCTAGAG TACTTTGTGCAGTTATTCCCAGTGGTGGAGGAGCACGTGCGCAGGTCCATGGGGGAGGAACTCTACAAGCTCTTCCGT AGCAACGCCGAGGACTTGTACGTGAAAATAGATAGCATTCAGGAGGACATCTTGGCGGCCAACAAAGTCAATGTCACCAAAG AGCTGTATCTCAGTGGCCTCTCCGACAGCACCATGAGCTTTTACTTTGGCCATTGTAATCAGGGTCAGGTGGCCTACATCACACACTTCCAGAAGGAGGCTGTGGAAGAAAAGGAGTAA